Genomic window (Granulimonas faecalis):
ATCGTGGGCCTCACGGGGACGCCCTCGCCCCAGGGCCTCACGGACCTCTGGCCCGAGCTCTACCTCCTGGATGGGGGAAGGTCCCTGGGCACCTCGGAGGACACCTTCCTGACGACGTTCTTCGCACCCCACGACTACGACCCGGGCCGGGGCAAGAAGAAGATCCGGTTCTGGGACCCGCTGCCCGGGGCTCACGGGGCCGTCATGGCCCGCATCGCCGACACCTGCGTGTCGGTCGCCAACCCCAACATCAGCCTCCCCGAGGTGACCGTGAACGACATCACCGTGGCCATGGACGCCAAGGAGCGCGACCTCTACGACGACCTCTTCTACAACTGGACCCTCACCCTCGGCGTCGACGGCCAGGGCAGGCCCGTGGAGGTAGACGTGGTCTCCAAGACGGTGCTCTCCAACAAGCTCCGCCAGATGGCCTCGGGGGCCCTCTACCTGGGGGACGGCCGCGAGTACGTCCCCATCCACGAGAGGAAGCTCGACGCCCTGGGACAGGTCTTCGAGGCGAGCACCGCCCCCGTGCTCGTCTGCTACCACTTCAGGAGCGACCTGGACATGATCTGCCGGCGCTTCGGGGTGGCGGGGGACGGCACCCGCAAGGACACGGCCGTGGAGGTCTTCGACGGCACCGCGGCCATGCTCTCCCGGTGGAACCGGGGTGAGATCGGGCGCCTCCTGATCCAGCCCCAGAGCGCCGGCCACGGGCTCAACTTCCAGGAGGGCGGCCACACCATGGTCTGGTACACGCTGCCCTGGGCCCTGGAGGTCTACATGCAGGCCAACGCCCGCCTCGCCCGCCAGGGCCAGCGCCACCCCGTGATCATCCACCGGATCCTGTGCGCCGACACCGTCGACCAGAGGGTCGCCGGAGCCCTCGCGGGCAAACGCGAGGTCCAGGACTCGGTGCTCCGGGACGTGGCGAGAGACGTCCTCGGCAGGAGGTCGAGGGATGGGTGAAAAGGACGGCCGATGACGGCCGTCCGGTTGGAGTTTTGAAGAAGAAGTGCAAGAACGAGCGGAAAGGAACCCCCTTATGCCCAGCGCCTCCCAGAACCTGCTGAACGCCTCCGTCGGCGACTGCGCCATGGTCCGCGGCACCCTGGCGTACTCCCGCCTCTACGAGCCTCTCCACGGCGAGGCCCTCGAAAAGACCCGCATGTACAACCGCTATGCGAAGGACTACCCCACCTACGTGGTCGATGTCATGGACCCCGAGATCATGGCCCAGAACCCCGCAGGCCTCACCCCCCTCGAGGCCTACGTCGCCGAGAAGATCTACCAGAGCAAGGACGGCCACAGGCACCTGCGCCTGGAGCCCCGTGCCGCCAACAAGGACTACAAAGTCGACGTGAGCGAGCTCGGCCCCAACGAGCGCCTCTACGACCGGATCCCCGTCTGCCAGCCCAACGCCGCAGGCACCGGCTACGACAACGTGGAGCTGGTCGGCAACCTCGCCAACAACCTCCCGGTCATGGTCGCCGTCGGGTGCCACACCAACAAGAACGGCGAGAAGTACATGAGGCCCGACATGGTGGTCCTGCCCGAGGGCGTGCGCTATTGGGGCAGCGGCAACAACGGCCCCATCGACCTGTCCGCCTGGGGCATCAACCTCACCAACACGGTCGTGGCCGCCCAGCCCGCCGCGGCCCCGGCGCAGCCCCAGCCCCAGCCGATGTTCGAGCCGGCACCCCAGCAGGCCTACGTCATCGAGGACCACGACATCGAGTTCCCGCCGACCCCCGCCGAGGCGATGGCCCAGGCGGCGCAGCCGCAGGTGGCGGCCCCCCAGCCGGTCGCGGTGCCCCCGATGGCCCAGCAGCCCTCCCCCTCCCCGCAGGTCGTGGACATCCAGCAGGTCTTCGCCGAGTACGGCGCCCTGGTGGGGCGCCAGCAGTCCCGCCTGCCGATGAGTGCCAGCGACATGGCCCGCATGGCCGAGCTCGAGGCCGTCATCAACCAGGCCCAGCAGACCCAGGCCGCACCCGCCGCCCAGGTCGTCCCCGCGGCGGTCCCCGACGCCCTCCGGGCCACCGTGGGCCTCGGCGGCCCCATGGTCCAGCCCTAACCGAACGGAGAGCCCCATGGCCCGCCCTACCGGGCGGGCCATCCCTTTACCTGAGACAAGGAGTCCCCATGGCCCTCGAAGTGCTCCGCGCCAGCGCCGCCTGGCCCCTGATCTCCCCCCTCCACCGCTGGGCCGCCACCATGCCGGGCAACCCCAAGGTGCCCGTGGCCATGGACTCCTGGGGGACCGACCGACTCCGGGGCAACCGGCACCGCGACGAGACCGACTGCGTGGACCTCCCCCGCCTCCTCGACCTGGTGCCCGACGGCACCTCCTATGGCTTCTACCTCGATTCTCGCGAGGCGGGCATCGTGGTCGCAGACATCGAGCCGGACTGCCCCGAGGACCTGCGGGAGCGCCTCCTCGACGCACCCTGGGCCTACGGGGAGATCTCGGTCTCCGGCAAGGGCCTCCACCTGCTCTTCCTCACCGACGACCTCGGCGGGTCCTTCGTGGAGGATGCCGAGCGCCTCCGCTCGGAGAACAACTGGTTCGAGTTCCTCCAGCGCCACTGGGTGACGTTCACCGGAAAGGCCCTGGCCAGGGACCCGGGATACGACCTCACCTCCCTTCGGGAGCTGTACGAGGGCTGCCCGACGGCCCTCGGGGGCTCCTCCTCGACGGCCGCCAGGGACGCTGCAGAGCTGGCCTGTGCCAGGAGGCCCGCCCGCAACTCTTACGAGGGCGACGAGGCCACCCTCATGGCCTACCTCGAGAGACTCGAGTACGGGCGCTCCCCCGCCGACTTCGGCGACGACCGGTCCACCTACGAGTGGACCCGGATGCGCTGGCTGCTGCACCGCATCCGCGAGTCCCGGGAGTACGGCGGCCTCGGCAGGTCCCAGGCAGAGGAGATCGCAGCGGAGTGCGCCCGCAGGACCTTCCCCGACGCCTATGAGCGCGAGGTCAAGAAGGGTATCCGCCAAGGGCTGCCCTGGTTCTCCTGGCTGGCCCAGAGGGCCGCGCAGGGGATTCTCTAGGGCCTAGCGGCAGACCGCGGGAAGGATCACGCAGACCCCGCAGAACAGGACCACCATGAGGGCCTCCCCGGCGCTCCCCACGCGGTAGACGCCGTGGTGGCCCCTCTTGTAGCGGTACGGGCCCGACCCCAAGAACCGCTGTGCGGGCCAGAGCCAGAGCACCCCCTGGCTGGACAGCGAGTCCAGGAAGAGGTGCAGGAGAAACCCGCCGAGGAACCAC
Coding sequences:
- a CDS encoding SNF2-related protein, which gives rise to MRLHDYQEYSKDLILHKSGVGLFLDMGFGKTLTCLQALYEMNPACHTLVVAPKTVAATTWPAEVEKWGYPFRTLSLVVDGRGRTLPGKKTLELVDGLAAEPSTLCFLNKERLASVVAHVMDDPACPFIGTWPFPVVILDELQAFKSSSSKLFGAMARVRPQVAKIVGLTGTPSPQGLTDLWPELYLLDGGRSLGTSEDTFLTTFFAPHDYDPGRGKKKIRFWDPLPGAHGAVMARIADTCVSVANPNISLPEVTVNDITVAMDAKERDLYDDLFYNWTLTLGVDGQGRPVEVDVVSKTVLSNKLRQMASGALYLGDGREYVPIHERKLDALGQVFEASTAPVLVCYHFRSDLDMICRRFGVAGDGTRKDTAVEVFDGTAAMLSRWNRGEIGRLLIQPQSAGHGLNFQEGGHTMVWYTLPWALEVYMQANARLARQGQRHPVIIHRILCADTVDQRVAGALAGKREVQDSVLRDVARDVLGRRSRDG